One stretch of Daphnia pulicaria isolate SC F1-1A chromosome 8, SC_F0-13Bv2, whole genome shotgun sequence DNA includes these proteins:
- the LOC124312674 gene encoding serine protease inhibitor 42Dd-like: protein MNPNGTTSLLYCCTFLLLCSLGLANCQSEWAMSNVAESLHLFTKEIFHSVEHTDKTTNLVISPLSLFAALSLTSIGAKGTTLNQIQQALRLSTNALTRKGGLAHIIASMTAQNSKEVVMDLANFVWVPRGLAVKAEYARSVQEIFQTRVRDADFTRVEEVRQVINHRIANITKGHITELFPRGSITKQTRLLLANALYFKGLWVHAFNQTDTYLERFFMSNGQSVVARMMHGSGTFQAGVLDDLGAKAILLPYQGNRYGLLCVLPDRNVELSEVENRMLSSGYTPTILLRKMIQRDVNITLPKFNIQFDIEMSPTLQKMGIRNLFTNEADLSGMSSSSRSATLKVSSVYHQCTIEVNEGGSEASAASGLEITPLSGGFGNHFGPIEFRADRPFLIYLIDRENNNIPLIIGRVYNPLQGKYTNVNQHQDSAEKTAVKAERHSPAKVSAALIQRTEFQPTRPFPQFIQESDQVIYPQKPSYYYNSVKQFANRYFSHSPPVKHLHTTPVVFPEDNFDGHHWKREIGNSTSLPEVSSTTVTSSTLENEDVDTRLKDPLWFNKPTAPEVIIPLNPPVLNHRPAIVRPQSTSIQEKPSSTSGQSFSSTIPPNIFFALPTAPNPSPVFPINQANNGWNQKEQNIGGAPGYPPSNNNDMTFLNNRPVFISHPWYPSQTHSYFQPHSSGSGSELQGIFFPDYRSSSRNYTPV, encoded by the exons ATGAATCCCA ATGGGACCACATCGCTGCTTTATTGTTGCACTTTTCTATTGCTTTGTTCCTTAGGGCTGGCAAATTGCCAGTCTGAATGGGCGATGAGTAATGTAGCAGAATCCTTGCACTTATTCACAAAGGAAATTTTTCAC aGTGTCGAACACACCGATAAAACCACAAATTTAGTAATTTCCCCCTTGAGCCTTTTTGCGGCCCTATCGCTAACCTCGATTGGAGCTAAGGGCACAACGTTGAACCAAATTCAACAAGCTCTGCGATTGTCGACAAATGCTTTAACACGAAAGGGTGGATTGGCCCACATAATCGCATCAATGACg GCACAAAACAGCAAAGAAGTTGTGATGGATCTGGCAAACTTCGTGTGGGTCCCGCGCGGATTGGCCGTAAAAGCTGAATACGCTCGATCCGTTCAGGAAATTTTCCAAACCCGAGTTCGTGATGCTGATTTTACACGCGTAGAAGAAGTGCGCCAGGTGATCAACCATAGAATTGCGAATATTACCAAAGGTCACATCACAGAGCTCTTTCCCAGAG GATCCATAACCAAGCAGACACGATTACTGCTGGCTAATGCACTTTACTTTAAGGGACTTTGGGTTCATGCCTTTAACCAAACAGATACCTATTTGGAACGATTTTTTATGTCTAATGGTCAATCTGTCGTGGCCCGGATGATGCACGGTTCTGGCACCTTTCAAGCGGGAGTTCTTGACGATCTTGGAGCCAAAGCTATCTTATTACCATATCAg GGTAATCGCTATGGATTGCTGTGTGTTTTACCTGATCGCAATGTAGAACTTAGTGAGGTTGAAAATCGTATGCTCAGTTCTGGCTACACTCCTACGATTCTGCTGAGAAAAATGATCCAACGTGATGTCAACATAACTTTACCTAAATTCAACATACAATTTGACATCGAAATGTCGCCTACCTTGCAAAAG ATGGGCATTCGCAATTTGTTCACAAATGAAGCAGATCTTTCCGGTATGAGTTCAAGCTCCCGTTCAGCAACGTTGAAAGTGTCTAGCGTTTATCATCAATGCACCATTGAGGTGAATGAGGGCGGAAGTGAAGCCAGCGCAGCTTCAG GATTAGAAATAACTCCACTCAGCGGAGGTTTTGGTAACCACTTTGGTCCTATCGAATTTCGAGCCGACCGCCCCTTCTTAATTTACTTAATTGATCGAGAAAATAACAACATTCCGTTGATAATCGGGCGTGTCTACAACCCACTTCAAGGTAAATACACGAATGTCAATCAGCATCAAGATTCGGCAGAAAAAACGGCGGTGAAAGCTGAACGTCACAGCCCAGCGAAAGTCAGCGCGGCGTTGATACAGAGAACCGAGTTTCAACCTACTCGTCCATTTCCTCAATTTATCCAAGAGAGCGACCAAGTGATTTACCCGCAGAAACCGTCGTATTACTACAATTCTGTCAAACAATTTGCAAATCGATATTTTTCGCACTCCCCACCCGTAAAGCACTTGCATACTACCCCCGTTGTATTTCCAGAAGACAATTTCGACGGACACCATTGGAAGAGAGAAATTGGAAATTCAACTTCTTTACCCGAAGTGTCATCGACAACGGTAACGTCGTCCACATTAGAAAATGAGGACGTGGATACTCGATTGAAAGACCCGCTGTGGTTCAACAAGCCAACTGCGCCAGAAGTGATAATTCCATTAAATCCTCCGGTATTAAATCACAGACCAGCTATCGTTCGCCCCCAATCGACATCGATCCAAGAAAAACCATCGTCGACTAGTGGCCAATCGTTCAGCTCTACAATTCCACCGAATATCTTTTTTGCGCTACCAACAGCTCCCAATCCATCGCCGGTGTTTCCAATCAACCAAGCGAACAATGGTTGGAATCAGAAAGAGCAAAATATTGGCGGAGCACCTGGATACCCTCCATCAAACAATAACGACATGACATTCCTGAATAATCGACCAGTCTTCATATCCCATCCATGGTATCCAAGTCAAACTCATTCCTACTTCCAGCCACATTCCTCTGGTTCAGGATCGGAATTACAAGGAATATTTTTCCCAGACTACCGCTCCTCGTCTCGAAACTACACGcccgtttga
- the LOC124352570 gene encoding mitochondrial import inner membrane translocase subunit TIM44-like has translation MATSMLRVGNRLIQHSITRRYSQETRRPTFISRVIDNVRQEMAKNKEMKENLKKFREEAQKLENTDALKKAREKFQAVESEASKGSDVLKEKVNVLKEKVQEAFSDAQKTEFVKKAGQITEGIGKTAKGASDTIVETGQKISKTAPFKTISETADAVRKEIDLSGARIYRRPSVLRKRKQVSSEEDVNAKPIEINTEATGIELHKDSKFYQSWQNFKDKNPYVNKVLDWKNKYEESDNAVIRASRLLTEKVVDIMGGLFQKTEMSEALTEICKMDPDFSKEEFLKKCEYDIIPNVLEAMARGDLDILKDWCHEGPFNILSTPIKHALSLGYVIDCRVLDVDNVDLAMGKVMEQGPILVITFTAQQIMCVRDKANNIVEGDAEKVMRVNYVWVLCRDQTELDVNAAWRLMDLSANSSEQFI, from the exons ATGGCGACCTCCATGTTACGTGTAGGAAACCGGCTAATCCAACAC AGTATCACCAGACGGTATTCCCAAGAAACACGTAGGCCGACATTCATTTCTAGGGTTATCGACAATGTTCGTCAAGAAATGGCCAAGAATAAAGAGATGAAGGAAAACCTGAAAAAGTTTAGAGAAGAAGCtcaaaaacttgaaaacacTGACGCTTTAAAAAAAGCTAGAGAAAAGTTCCAAGCTGTTGAATCAGAAGCTTCCAAAGGCAGTGATGTCTTGAAAGAGAAAGTAAACGTCTTGAAGGAGAAGGTCCAAGAAGCTTTTTCTGATGCTCAAAAAACAGAGTTTGTGAAAAAAGCTGGTCAAATAACAGAAGGTATAGGCAAAACAGCTAAGGGAGCCAGTGACACCATAGTTGAAACAGGACAGAAAATCAGCAAAACAGCACCCTTCAAAACAATTAGTGAAACTGCTGATGCAgtcagaaaagaaattgatttatCTGGAGCTCGCATCTACAG gAGGCCTTCAGTACTGAGGAAACGCAAACAGGTTTCATCAGAAGAAGATGTGAATGCAAAACCCATAGAAATTAACACTGAGGCAACAGGAATTGAATTGCATAAAGATTCAAA ATTCTATCAAAGTTGGCAAAACTTTAAGGATAAAAATCCATATGTTAACAAAGTTcttgattggaaaaataagTATGAAGAGAGTGATAATGCAGTAATTCGAGCTTCTCGCCTACTcactgaaaaagttgtagataTTATGGGTGGACTATTTCAA aaaacAGAAATGAGTGAAGCTCTtactgaaatttgtaaaatggaTCCTGATTTCAGCAAAGAAGAATTCTTGAAAAAGTGTGAATATGACATCATTCCCAATGTCCTTGAAGCTATGGCAAGAGGTGATCTTGACATTCTCAAAGACTGGTGTCATGAAGGGCCATTTAATATTCTATCTACACCCATCAAACATGCCCTATCCCTAG GTTATGTCATCGATTGCAGGGTCTTGGACGTCGATAACGTAGATTTAGCCATGGGTAAAGTCATGGAGCAAGGTCCTATATTAGTGATAACTTTTACTGCCCAGCAAATCATGTGCGTCCGGGATAAAGCCAACAACATTGTGGAAGGCGATGCTGAAAAAGTCATGCGAGTCAATTATGTTTGGGTTCTGTGCCGAGACCAAACTGAATTGGATGTGAATGCCGCATGGCGTCTGATGGATTTGTCAGCGAATAGCAGTGAACAGTTCATTTAA